The following coding sequences are from one Capsicum annuum cultivar UCD-10X-F1 chromosome 3, UCD10Xv1.1, whole genome shotgun sequence window:
- the LOC107855655 gene encoding chloroplast envelope quinone oxidoreductase homolog yields the protein MAGKVMHAVQYNSYGRGAAGLKHVEVPVPTPKTDEVLLKLEAASINPIDWKIQNGMLRPLLPPKFPFIPTTDVGGEVVEVGSNVKSFKAGDKVVAMLGTRNGGGLAEYAVAKESMTVTRPTEVSAAEGAGLLVAGLTALQALVNPAGVKLDGTGPRKNILVTAASGGVGHYAVQLAKLGNTHVTATCGARNFDFVKSLGADEVLDYKTPEGAALKSPSGQKYDAVVHCTTGIPWSTFEPNLSASAKVIDLTPGAGAMWTFAVKKLTFSKKQLVPFLYTPNKENLELLVRLVKEGKLKTVIDSKHPLSKAEDAWSRSIDGHATGKIFVEP from the exons ATGGCTGGGAAGGTTATGCACGCTGTTCAATACAACTCTTATGGCCGCGGAGCCGCTGGTTTGAAG CATGTGGAAGTTCCTGTGCCTACTCCGAAGACAGATGAGGTCCTGCTAAAACTGGAGGCTGCAAGCATAAATCCTATTGACTGGAAAATTCAGAATGGCATGCTTCGTCCACTTCTTCCTCCCAAGTTTCCTTTTATTCCAA CTACCGACGTGGGAGGAGAGGTTGTAGAGGTAGGATCTAATGTAAAAAGTTTCAAGGCCGGCGACAAGGTTGTGGCTATGCTCGGTACCCGG AATGGAGGTGGATTGGCTGAATATGCGGTGGCTAAGGAGAGTATGACCGTTACAAGACCCACCGAAGTATCAGCTGCAGAAGGTGCAGGTCTTCTTGTTGCAGGTCTTACAGCTCTTCAGGCCCTTGTCAATCCTGCTGGGGTCAAGCTCGATGGAACTGGACCTCGGAAGAACATTCTAGTTACGGCTGCCTCCGGTGGTGTTGGTCACTATGCTGTTCAATTGGCAAAACTTGGTAACACCCATGTTACTGCTACCTGTGGAGCCCGCAACTTTGATTTTGTGAAGAGCTTAGGAGCAGATGAGGTTCTTGATTACAAGACCCCAGAGGGAGCAGCACTTAAGAGTCCATCAGGCCAAAAATATGATGCAGTGGTTCACTGCACAACAGGGATCCCTTGGTCTACCTTTGAGCCTAATTTAAGTGCGAGTGCAAAGGTCATCGATCTAACTCCTGGAGCTGGCGCCATGTGGACCTTTGCTGTAAAGAAATTAACTTTTTCAAAGAAGCAGTTGGTACCTTTCCTTTATACTCCCAATAAGGAGAACCTGGAATTGCTTGTTAGGCTTGTGAAGGAAGGGAAACTTAAAACAGTGATCGACTCCAAACATCCTCTCAGCAAGGCTGAAGATGCTTGGAGCAGGAGTATTGATGGACATGCGACAGGAAAGATCTTTGTGGAGCCATAG